A stretch of DNA from Variovorax paradoxus:
AGTTTCCGCCGGAAACCGAGCAGAAGTACATCAGCTACATCAAGGAGCTGCTGGCGCCGCGCTATGCCGAGTTCATCGGCAAAGAGATCCAGACCGCCTACCTGGAAAGCTACAGCGAGTACGGCCAGAACATCTTCGACCGCTACGTGACCTACGCCGACTACTGGATCCAGGACCAGGAGTTCCGCGACGTGGACACCGGCGAAGTGTTCGACCGCGCCTCGCTCAACGCCGAACTCGAGAAGATCGAGCGGCCCGCCGGCATCGGCAACCCGAAGGACTTCCGCAACGAGATCGTCAACTTCGTGCTGCGCGCACGGGCCGGCAACGCGGGGCGCAACCCGGCGTGGACCAGCTACGAGAAGCTGCGCGCAGTCATCGAGAAGAAGATGTTCTCGAACACCGAAGAGCTGCTGCCGGTGATCAGTTTCAACACCAAGAGCAGCGCCGACGAGCAGAAGAAGCACGAAGACTTCGTGACCCGCATGGTCGAGAAGGGCTACACGGCCAAGCAGGTGCGCCTGCTCTGCGAGTGGTACCTGCGCGTACGCAAGAGTTCGTAGCGGACAGCGGGAACAACGGGCGCGTGCGACGGACCTAACCATCGCACCGCCCACCGTTTTGCAAGGAGCTTTGAAAACATCGTGGCCATCCTGCAGCAGATCATCGATCGTCGGCTCTCGGGCAAGAACAAGTCCATCGGCAACCGCGAGCGCTTTCTTCGGCGCTACAAGGGGCAGATCCAGGAGGCGGTGCGGCGCGCGGTCAGTGGGCGCAACATCCGCGAACTGGAGCAAGGCGAAGACGTGACCCTGCCGCGCCACGATGTCTCGGAGCCGGTGTTCGGCCATGCGCGCGGCGGCGACCGCGAGTATGTGCACCCCGGCAACCAGGAGTACCTCAAGGGCGACCGCATCGCGCGCCCGGAGGGCCAAGGCGGCGGCGGCTCGGGCAGCGGCGAAGCGAGCGACAGTGGCGAAGGCGAGGACGACTTCGTCTTTCGCCTCACGCGCGAGGAGTTCATGCGCGTCTTTTTCGACGACCTGGCGCTGCCGCACCTCGTTCGCACCCAGATCGCCGAAGTGCCCGAGTGGAAGAGCCATCGCGCCGGCTTCACGAGCGACGGCACGCCCAACAACCTGCACGTGGTGCGCTCCATGCGCGGCGCGCTCGCGCGACGCATTGCGCTGGGCGGCGAACCGCGCAAGGAGCTCAAGCGCCTGGAGGCGCACCTGCTGGTGCTGAAGGCGCATCCGCAGGCCGAGACGGCGCTGATCCAGAAGGAAATCCGCGAGACCGAGGAGCTCATCGCCGAGCTGCGCCGCACCATGCGGCACGTGCCCTACATCGACCCGATCGACCTGCGCTACCGCAACCGCGTGAAGACGCCCGTGCCCAGCGCCAAGGCCGTGATGTTCTGCCTCATGGACGTGTCGGGCTCGATGGACGAGGCGCGCAAGGACATGGCCAAGCGCTTCTTCATGCTGCTGTACCTGTTTCTCACGCGGCACTACGAGCGCATCGACCTCGTGTTCCTGCGCCACCACACGCAGGCACAAGAGGTGACCGAGGAAGAGTTCTTTCACGCGACCGAAACCGGCGGCACCGTGGTGTCGAGCGCGCTGGTGCTCATGGACGAGATCATCAAGGCCCGCTACGCCAGCGGCGAGTGGAACGTGTACGGCGCCCAGGCCAGCGACGGCGACAACTGGCACCAGGACAGCGGCCGCTGCCGCGAGCTGCTGGTCGACAACATCCTGCCCGTGGTGCGCTACTACGCCTACGTGCAGGTGGCCGAGACCGAGCAGAACCTGTGGCAGGAGTACCAGCAGCTCGAGGGCGTCGCGCCCAACTTCGCGATGCGCAAGGTGTCGGACGCACAAGACATCTACCCGGTGTTCCGCGACCTGTTCAAGAAGGAAGGGGTGCCCGCATGATCACCACCACCGAACGCCCTCCCGGTGCCCCCGTCCTGCCGCGCAGCACCGACCTACCCACCTCCCGCCTGGAGCGCCTGCCCAGCCCGTCCGACTGGACCTTCGAGCTCATCGAGACGTACCACACCGAGATCGCGAAGACCGCGAGGAGCTTCGGCCTGGACACCTACCCGAACCAGCTCGAGGTGATCACGGCCGAGCAGATGATGGACGCCTACGCCAGCGTGGGCATGCCCATGATCTACAGGCACTGGTCGTACGGCAAGCAGTTCATCTCCACCGAGAAGAACTACAAGCGCGGCCACATGGGACTGGCCTACGAGATCGTCATCAACTCCGATCCGTGCATTGCCTACCTCATGGAAGAAAACACCATGGCCATGCAGGCCCTGGTGATTGCGCATGCGGCCTACGGGCACAACAGCTTCTTCAAGGGCAACTACCTGTTCCGCATGTGGACCGACGCGTCGTCGATCATCGACTACCTCGTCTACGCGCGGCACTACATCGCCGAGTGCGAGGAGCGCCACGGCCTCGATGCCGTGGAAGACCTGCTCGACTCCTGCCATGCGCTCATGAACTACGGCGTCGACCGCTACCGCCGTCCGCAGAAGCGCTCGCTGGCCCAGGAAAGCGCGCAGCGCGCCGACCGCGAGCGCCACATGCAGCAGCAGGTGAACGACCTGTGGCGCACGCTACCTCGCAAGAGCGAACAGGCCACCGAGTCGGAAGCCGAAGCCGCACGCCGCTTTCCGTCGGAGCCGCAGGAGAACCTGCTCTATTTCATCGAGAAGAACGCCGCCCTGCTCGAACCGTGGCAGCGCGAGGTGGTGCGCATCGTGCGCAAGATCGCGCAGTACTTCTACCCGCAGCGCCAGACCCAGGTCATGAACGAAGGCTGGGCCACCTTCTGGCACTACACGCTGCTCAACACCATGTACGACCGCGGCCAGCTGGACGACGGCTTCATGATGGAATGGCTCAGCTCGCACACGAGCGTGGTGTTCCAGCCGCCCGTGGGCCACCGTGCGTACAGCGGCATCAACCCGTATGCGCTGGGCTTCAAGATGTTCACCGACCTGCGCCGCGTCTGCGAGAAGCCGACCGAAGAAGACCGCCGCTGGTTCCCCGACTACGCGGGCACCGACTGGGTGAAGACGCTCGACTACGCCATGCGCAACTTCAAGGACGAGAGCTTCGTCGGCCAGTTCCTGAGCCCGAAGACGATGCGCGATTTCCGCCTGTTCGCCATCCGCGACTACCAGAGCGAATCGGAGCTCGAGGTGTCGGCCATCCACGACGACAGCGGCTACCAGGCGCTGCGCGAATCGCTGTCACGCCAGTACGACATCGGCAACCGCGAGCCCGACATCCAGGTCTGGAGCGTCGCCACGCGCGGCGACCGCTCGCTCACGCTGCGCCACACGCAGCGCAACAACCTGCCGCTGAACGACAGCGCCGAAGAAGTGCTGAAGCACGTCGCAAGGCTCTGGGGCTTCGACGTGCACCTGGAAAGCGTCGACAGCGGCGGCCGGGTCAGCCGCAGCTGGAAGGCTGCTGCGCCCAAGCAGAACTACTGAGGAAAGGGTCAGGGCACCAGCGCGGCGATGGCCAGCGTGTAGCCCTTCACCCCCAGCCCCACGATGATCCCGCGCGCCGCGGGCGAGATGTACGACTTGTGGCGAAACTCTTCGCGTGCATGCACGTTCGAGATGTGCAGCTCGATCAGCGGCACGCTCGCGCCCTTGATGGCGTCGTGCAGCGCGATCGACGTGTGGGTGTAGGCACCCGGGTTCATCACCACGCCCAGCATGTTGCCGGCGGCCACCTCGCGGCCTGCCTCCTGCACCCAGTCGATCAGCACGCCTTCGTGGTTCGACTGGCGGCATTCGATTGCCACGCCGAGCTTGGCACCCGTTTCATGGCACAGCCGCTCCACGTCGGCGAGCGTGTCGCGGCCGTACTGTTCGGGCTCGCGCGTGCCGAGCAGGTTGAGGTTGGGGCCGTTGAGAACGAGGATTTTCTTCATGATGGATCGGTGAAGGAAGCAACCGGATGCCGGCAGATGGCCAAGATTATGGGCGCGCCGCCGGCCGCGCCCGCCGTGCCGAAGGCGACACCGCAGCAGTCGAGCCCACGTAGTGGTTGTACGAGCCGATGTCCGCCACGCAGCGCGCCATCAGGTCGACGAACGCGCGCAGCTTCTGCCCCATGTAGCGCTGCCGCTGGTAGGCGCAGTACAGCCGCCGCGCCTCCGGCGGCCACTGCGGCAGCACCGGCACCAGCACGCCCTGCGCCACTTCGGGGCCCGCAAAGAACACCGGCAGCGGCGCAATGCCCAGGCCGTCGATGCAGAAGGTCTTCATCACCCAGTGGTCGTTGGTCTCGAAGGCCGGCTCCGTGCGCACCACATGGCGGCCCGAGGCCTGCTGCGACACCAGCCGCAGCGGCGACGGTGGCCCCGACGGCTCGCGCATCGCGATCATCCGGTGCTGCGCCAGCGCCTCGGGCGTCTGCGGCGTGCCGTGCCGCGCCAGGTACTGCGGGCTCGCGTACAGACCGTAGGCCAGCCGGCCCAGCAGCTTGGCGACCAGGTCCGGCAAATCGGGTGGCGCCGAGCCGACATAGCAATCGACCTCGCCGATCTGCGGGGCCTGCACCCCGTTCGCCACGTCGAGCTGGCAGCGCACGTTCGGGTGCGATTCGAGAAAGATCCGCACCACATGGCAGACGAAGGAGGTGCTGAACTGCGTGTCGGACAGCAGCGTGAGCCGCCCCGACACCCCGCCCGTGAGCTCCTGCACCTCGGTGCGCGCCGTTTCCAGCCGGCCGCTCACCTCCCCGAGCAGCCCCTCGCAACGTGCGAAGAACGCACGCCCGGCCTCCGTCGGCGCGATGCGGCGCGAGCTGCGCAGCAGCAGCTGGGCGCCCAGCAGTTCCTCCAGCCGTGTGAGCTGGCGGCTCAGCGTCGCCTTCGACACGCCCGACAGGCTCTCGGCCTTGGTGAGGCTGCCGCTCTTCATCACGAGCACGAAGGCCTCGACCAGCGCGAGGTCGATGCGCCCGGCGCTCATGAATGCCACCGCGGTGGGCGTCGTCGTTGCAGGAATGAAAAGGAGCGTCTTGGCATGGGGCTTTCATCGGTGCGGCGGACACGCTACGGTAGGCGGCACCGCCGACAAGGGCATGGCCGATGCTATGCCGGTTTGCGGCACCCTTTCTCGCTGCCCCCACGATCAAAGACCCATGAATCCTTCCGCCGTATCACAGGCCTGGCACCCCGTCGCTCCCTCCGCCGAGGTGCGCGCCGGCGCCAACATCGTCGCCGGCTTTGCGCAAGGCCAGGAGCTCGCGCTGTGGCGCGCGGCCGATGGCTCACCCCAGGCCTGGGAGAACCGCTGCCCGCACCGCAGCGTGCGCTTCACGCTCGGCCAGGTGACCGGCGGCGACCGCCTGGCCTGCGCGTACCACGGCTGGCAGTACGAGGCCGGCAGCGGCGCGTGCGTGCGCATCCCGGCACACCCGGCCATGCAGGCGCCGCGCAATGTCTGCGCCAAGGTGTTCGCCACGGCGGATGCCGCGGGCATGCTGTGGGTGCGCCTTGCAGCCGATGGCCCGCCGGCGCCGGCTGAACTGGCCGATGTCGTTCCCGCCGACTGGCACCTCGCCCGCACGCTGACGCTGCGCGTGGCCGCGTCCGAGGTGCGCGATGCGCTGGCGCAGCACGGCTTCACATCGGCAGCAACGCCCGATGCATGGCAAGGCACGCTGGGCGAATCGCCCGTCGCCGCGCTGCTGCTCGACGCCCAGCCGCAGTTGAGCTTCCTGCACCTGTGGACCGACGCAGCCCCCGGCTCCGACGCAATGGCCCGGGTGCACCTCGCAGCGCGCCAGCTGCGCAGCGCCATCGAAGCCGCGTCATCGCACTGAAAAGAAGAAAGAAAAAACATGCCCTTCGTCACCGACGATCCCAACATGCTCGACGACTGGCTCGTCGTCGGCCCCGCCGGCGGCTTGCCCCGCACGACACGGCTGCTCGGCGAAACCCTGCACCTGCACGCCGATGCCGACGGCACGCCACACGCCCTTCTCGGCAACGACGCGCTGACCGTTCAATCGCGCTACGGCTTCCTCTGGGTCTGTCCCAGCGGCCGCCCCGCACGGCCGCTGTTCGCCTTCCCCGAGCACGAAGAGCCCGGTCGCCGCCTCGTCGATTGCGGCGGACTCGGCGTGGCCGTGTCGGGCCTGCGCGTGATCGAGAACTTCCTGGACATGGCGCACTTTCCCTTCGTGCACCCCGACTACCTCGGCAAGGTGCCGCACACCGAAGTCGCCAAGTACAACGTCGAGGTCGATGCCGCCACCGACGAGATCTGGGCCACCGACTGCCGCTTCTGGCAGCCGCGCGCCTCGGCCGCCCACGACACGGGCAGCGAGGTGTTCTACAAGTACCGCGTGATGCAGCCCTTCTCGGCCATGCTCTACAAGTCGAGCCACCGGCCCGACAAGCTCGACGCCATCGGCCTGTTCCTGCAGCCCGTGGACGACGAGCACGTCATCGCCCACACGCTGCTCGCCTATTTCGACGACGTGTCGACCGACGCCGAGCTCATCGCGTTCCAGCACACGATCTTCGGGCAGGACAAGCCCATTCTGGAGAACCACGCCTTCAAGCGCATGCCGCTCGAAGGCCGCGCCGAAACGCCCACGCGCGGCGACACCACCTCCGTCACTTACCGCCGCTGGCTGCGCGAGCGCGGCATGCGCTTCGGCACCGCGAGGGCCGCCGCGTGACCATCAAGCTCTACGACTACCCGCTTTCAGGCAACTGCTTCAAGGTGCGCCAGATGCTGCTGTGGCTCGGCGTGGACCACGCGAGCGTGCCGGTCGACTTCCATCCCGGTCGCGAGCACAGGTCCGCAAGATTTCTCGAGCAGATCAACCCGCTCGGCCAGCTCCCGGTGATCGACGACGAAGGCTTCGTTCTGCGCGATGCACAAGCCATCCTGGTTTACCTCGCGAGCCGCTACGACGCATCGCAGCGCTGGTACCCCGCCGACCCGAAGCTGCGCGGCCAGGTCGCGATGTGGCTCGCCATGGCCGACGAGATCACGCGCACCGCCTCGGCCGCCCGGCTGCACGACGCGCTGGGCTACACGCACCTGGACATCGACGCCTGCCGGCGGGGCGCGCGCGCGGCCTTCCGCGTGCTCGACGACCACCTCGCCGAGCAGCATGCCGCCACCGGCCTGCGCTGGCTCGCCGCCGCGCCCGAGCCGACCATTGCCGACCTCGCCTGCTTTCCGTACGTGGCGCTGGCGGGCGAAGGCGGCCTCTCGCTCGACGAGTTTCCCGCGCTGCGCCGCTGGGTCTGGGATTTCCGTCACCTGCCCGGTTTTGTGGGCATGTCGGGTATCTTCCCCGCTGGCCCCGCCTGAAGGCGCGCCTGAGTATCCTTGACCCCTTCCGCTCTCTGAAGAACCGAATCCCATGAAAACCAAAGCCGCCGTCGCCTGGCAAGCAGGCCAACCCCTCACCATCGAAACCGTGGACCTCCAGGGCCCGAAGTTCGGTGAAGTGCTGGTCGAGATCAAGGCCACCGGCATCTGCCACACCGACTACTACACGCTCTCGGGCGCCGACCCCGAAGGCATCTTTCCTGCCATCCTGGGCCATGAAGGCGCGGGCATCGTGGTCGACGTCGGCCCCGGCGTCACCACGCTGAAAAAGGGCGACCACGTCATTCCGCTGTACACGCCCGAATGCCGCCAGTGCAAGTTCTGCCTGAGCCGCAAGACCAACCTGTGCCAGCTGATCCGCGGCACGCAGGGCAAGGGCCTCATGCCCGACGCCACCTCGCGCTTCAGCCTCGACGGCAAGCCCATCTTTCACTACATGGGCACCAGCACTTTCAGCAACTACACGGTCGCGCCCGAAATCTCGCTGGCCAAGATCCGCGAAGACGCGCCCTTCGACAAGGTCTGCTACATCGGCTGCGGCGTGACCACCGGCATCGGTGCGGTGCTCTTCACGGCCAAGGTCGAAGCCGGTGCGAACGTCGTGGTGTTCGGCCTGGGCGGCATCGGCCTGAACGTGATCCAGGGCGCCAAGATGGTGGGCGCCGACAAGATCATCGGCGTCGACCTCAACCCCGAGCGCGAAGCCATGGCCCGCAAGTTCGGCATGACGCACTTCATCAACCCCAAGACCACCGAGAACGTGGTCGACGCCATCGTGCAGCTGACCGACGGCGGCGCCGACTACAGCTTCGAGTGCATCGGCAACACGCAGGTGATGCGCCAGGCGCTGGAATGCACGCACAAGGGCTGGGGCCGCAGCATCATCATCGGCGTGGCCGAGGCCGGCGCCGAGATCAGCACGCGCCCGTTCCAGCTGGTCACCGGCCGCAAGTGGGAAGGCTCGGCCTTCGGCGGCGCGCGCGGTCGCACCGACGTGCCGAAGATCGTCGACTGGTACATGGAAGGCAAGATCAACATCGACGACCTGATCACGCACACCATGCCGCTCGAAGACATCAACAAGGGCTTCGATCTGATGAAGCGCGGCGAGTCGATCCGCGGCGTCGTTCTTTACTAAAGCCGAGGAGGCGCCCGCCATGAACCGCATGGAACCCTTGCGCACCATTGAAGCGGGCGTCCTCGAAGTCGCCTATTACGAAACCGGCCCCGCCGACGGCCCGCCCGTGCTGCTGATGCATGGCTTTCCGTACGACATCCACACGTACGCAGAGGTCGCGCCGATGCTGGCCGCGCAAGGCTGCCGCGTCGTCGTGCCGTACATGCGCGGCTACGGCGGCACGCGCTTCCTGAGCGACGCCACGCCGCGCTCGGGCGAACAGGCGGCGTTCGGCGCCGACCTGCTCGCGCTGCTCGATGCGCTGAAGATCGAGCGCGCCGTGCTCGCCGGCTACGACTGGGGCGGTCGCGCCGCCTGCGTGGTCGCAGCGCTGTGGCCCGAGCGCTGCGCAGGGCTGGTCTCGCTCAACAGCTACAACATCCAGAACATTGCGAAGGCGATGGAGCCGGACACCGCCGAGAACGAGCACAGCCTCTGGTACCAGTACTACTTTCACAGCGAACGCGGCCGCGCCGGCCTTGCGAAGGACCGCAACGCGATCGCGAAACTGCTCTGGCAGCTGTGGTCGCCGACGTGGCAATTCGACGACGCCACCTTCGCGCGCAGTGCCGCCGCCTTCGACCACCCCGACTTCGTCGACGTGGTGATCCATTCGTACCGCCACCGCTTCGGCCTCGTGCCCGGCGACCCGGCCTATGCGGACATCGAGCGCCGCCTCGCCGCACAGCCGACGATCACCGTGCCCGCCATCACCTTCGACGGCATCGACGACGGCGTGCGACCGCCCGCCGATGCCTCGGCCCATGCGCACCGCTTCAGCGGGCCGCGTTCGCACCGCCTCGTGCCCGGCGCGGGCCACAACCTGCCGCAGGAAGCACCCCGCACCTTCGCCGATGCCGTGCTTGAACTCGTGCCCGCACTGATGCGCAGCCAGACGACCTCTTCTTCATGACCGACACCACCCCGACACTCCTTTCCGAACACCACGCCTTCGGCGGCGTGCAGCGCTTCTTCGAGCACCGCTCGCACGAAATCGGCCTGCCGATGCGCTTCTCGGTCTACCTGCCGCCGCAGGCCTTGACTGCCGGCAAGCCCGTGCCCGCCCTGCTCTACCTCGCGGGCCTGACCTGCAACGAGGAAACCTTCGCGGTGAAGGCCGGCGCGCAACGCATGGCCGCGAGCCTGGGCCTGGCGCTCGTCGCACCCGACACCAGCCCGCGCGGCGCCGGGCCCGAAGGCCTGCCGGGCGCGAAAGACAGCTGGGACTTCGGCATCGGCGCCGGCTTCTATCTCGACGCCACCGCCGAGCCATGGGCCACGCACTGGCGCATGGAAAGCTGGATCGTCCACGAGCTGCTGCCGCTCGTGACCCAACACCTGCCCATCGACGGCCAGCGCCTGGGCATCTTCGGCCACTCGATGGGCGGCCACGGCGCGCTCACGCTGGCGCTGCGGCACCCGGGGCGCTTCCTGTCGCTCTCGGCCTTCGCACCGATCTGCGCGCCCACCCAGTGCCCGTGGGGCCAGAAGGCCTTCGCCGGCTACCTGGGCGAGCCCAGCGACGACCGCGCGCAGTGGCTCGCGCACGACGCCAGCGCGCTGATGCAGTCGCAGACCGTGGCGCCCTATCCGCAGGGCGTCCTCATCGACCAGGGCCTGGCCGACAAATTCCTCGCCGAGCAGCTGCACCCCGAAGTCTTCGAGGCCGCCTGCTTCGCCGCCGGCCAACCGCTCACGCTGCGCCGCCATGCGGGCTACGACCACGGCTACTACTTCATCCAGAGCTTCATGGCCGACCACATCGCGCACCACGCGCAGACGCTGAACGGCTGAACGCAAAGGGGTGCGGTTCGCACCCGGCGTGGCTATCATGGTCCGCATGTCTGCCGCCGAGATTCCCGCCTTCGAGTTGCGCTCGCGCGATGGCGGCGCCGAAGAGAACATGGTGCTCGCCGGCATCTGGCGCCGCGCCTGGGTGTCGGCCAACCGGGGCGCCGCCCACGTCGAGCCCATCGGCCACTGGCTGCGCCGCGTTCAGACCGAATTCATCCCGCCCGCCGACGTGGTGCTCGCCGAGCGCGACGGCCAGGTGCTGGCCTTCATGGTGCTGCTCACGGCGCGCGAGTACGTGGCCCAGTTGTTCGTCGAACCGCACCTGCGCAGCCAGGGCCTGGGCAAGGCGCTGCTCGACGAGGCCTGCGTGCGCATGCCGCACGGCTGGCGGCTGCACGTGGCCGTCACCAACACCGAGGCGCAGCGCTTCTACGAACGCTACGGCCTCGTGCGCGGCGTGGTCGACCGGCACCCGGGCAGCGGGCGCGAACGCATCGCCTACCATTGGTCGCCTGCCCGCGC
This window harbors:
- a CDS encoding GNAT family N-acetyltransferase is translated as MVRMSAAEIPAFELRSRDGGAEENMVLAGIWRRAWVSANRGAAHVEPIGHWLRRVQTEFIPPADVVLAERDGQVLAFMVLLTAREYVAQLFVEPHLRSQGLGKALLDEACVRMPHGWRLHVAVTNTEAQRFYERYGLVRGVVDRHPGSGRERIAYHWSPARAPWRTG
- the fghA gene encoding S-formylglutathione hydrolase translates to MTDTTPTLLSEHHAFGGVQRFFEHRSHEIGLPMRFSVYLPPQALTAGKPVPALLYLAGLTCNEETFAVKAGAQRMAASLGLALVAPDTSPRGAGPEGLPGAKDSWDFGIGAGFYLDATAEPWATHWRMESWIVHELLPLVTQHLPIDGQRLGIFGHSMGGHGALTLALRHPGRFLSLSAFAPICAPTQCPWGQKAFAGYLGEPSDDRAQWLAHDASALMQSQTVAPYPQGVLIDQGLADKFLAEQLHPEVFEAACFAAGQPLTLRRHAGYDHGYYFIQSFMADHIAHHAQTLNG
- a CDS encoding alpha/beta fold hydrolase; protein product: MNRMEPLRTIEAGVLEVAYYETGPADGPPVLLMHGFPYDIHTYAEVAPMLAAQGCRVVVPYMRGYGGTRFLSDATPRSGEQAAFGADLLALLDALKIERAVLAGYDWGGRAACVVAALWPERCAGLVSLNSYNIQNIAKAMEPDTAENEHSLWYQYYFHSERGRAGLAKDRNAIAKLLWQLWSPTWQFDDATFARSAAAFDHPDFVDVVIHSYRHRFGLVPGDPAYADIERRLAAQPTITVPAITFDGIDDGVRPPADASAHAHRFSGPRSHRLVPGAGHNLPQEAPRTFADAVLELVPALMRSQTTSSS
- a CDS encoding S-(hydroxymethyl)glutathione dehydrogenase/class III alcohol dehydrogenase, yielding MKTKAAVAWQAGQPLTIETVDLQGPKFGEVLVEIKATGICHTDYYTLSGADPEGIFPAILGHEGAGIVVDVGPGVTTLKKGDHVIPLYTPECRQCKFCLSRKTNLCQLIRGTQGKGLMPDATSRFSLDGKPIFHYMGTSTFSNYTVAPEISLAKIREDAPFDKVCYIGCGVTTGIGAVLFTAKVEAGANVVVFGLGGIGLNVIQGAKMVGADKIIGVDLNPEREAMARKFGMTHFINPKTTENVVDAIVQLTDGGADYSFECIGNTQVMRQALECTHKGWGRSIIIGVAEAGAEISTRPFQLVTGRKWEGSAFGGARGRTDVPKIVDWYMEGKINIDDLITHTMPLEDINKGFDLMKRGESIRGVVLY
- a CDS encoding glutathione S-transferase family protein, yielding MLLWLGVDHASVPVDFHPGREHRSARFLEQINPLGQLPVIDDEGFVLRDAQAILVYLASRYDASQRWYPADPKLRGQVAMWLAMADEITRTASAARLHDALGYTHLDIDACRRGARAAFRVLDDHLAEQHAATGLRWLAAAPEPTIADLACFPYVALAGEGGLSLDEFPALRRWVWDFRHLPGFVGMSGIFPAGPA
- a CDS encoding SpoVR family protein, with protein sequence MITTTERPPGAPVLPRSTDLPTSRLERLPSPSDWTFELIETYHTEIAKTARSFGLDTYPNQLEVITAEQMMDAYASVGMPMIYRHWSYGKQFISTEKNYKRGHMGLAYEIVINSDPCIAYLMEENTMAMQALVIAHAAYGHNSFFKGNYLFRMWTDASSIIDYLVYARHYIAECEERHGLDAVEDLLDSCHALMNYGVDRYRRPQKRSLAQESAQRADRERHMQQQVNDLWRTLPRKSEQATESEAEAARRFPSEPQENLLYFIEKNAALLEPWQREVVRIVRKIAQYFYPQRQTQVMNEGWATFWHYTLLNTMYDRGQLDDGFMMEWLSSHTSVVFQPPVGHRAYSGINPYALGFKMFTDLRRVCEKPTEEDRRWFPDYAGTDWVKTLDYAMRNFKDESFVGQFLSPKTMRDFRLFAIRDYQSESELEVSAIHDDSGYQALRESLSRQYDIGNREPDIQVWSVATRGDRSLTLRHTQRNNLPLNDSAEEVLKHVARLWGFDVHLESVDSGGRVSRSWKAAAPKQNY
- the aroQ gene encoding type II 3-dehydroquinate dehydratase; its protein translation is MKKILVLNGPNLNLLGTREPEQYGRDTLADVERLCHETGAKLGVAIECRQSNHEGVLIDWVQEAGREVAAGNMLGVVMNPGAYTHTSIALHDAIKGASVPLIELHISNVHAREEFRHKSYISPAARGIIVGLGVKGYTLAIAALVP
- a CDS encoding YeaH/YhbH family protein: MAILQQIIDRRLSGKNKSIGNRERFLRRYKGQIQEAVRRAVSGRNIRELEQGEDVTLPRHDVSEPVFGHARGGDREYVHPGNQEYLKGDRIARPEGQGGGGSGSGEASDSGEGEDDFVFRLTREEFMRVFFDDLALPHLVRTQIAEVPEWKSHRAGFTSDGTPNNLHVVRSMRGALARRIALGGEPRKELKRLEAHLLVLKAHPQAETALIQKEIRETEELIAELRRTMRHVPYIDPIDLRYRNRVKTPVPSAKAVMFCLMDVSGSMDEARKDMAKRFFMLLYLFLTRHYERIDLVFLRHHTQAQEVTEEEFFHATETGGTVVSSALVLMDEIIKARYASGEWNVYGAQASDGDNWHQDSGRCRELLVDNILPVVRYYAYVQVAETEQNLWQEYQQLEGVAPNFAMRKVSDAQDIYPVFRDLFKKEGVPA
- a CDS encoding aromatic ring-hydroxylating oxygenase subunit alpha yields the protein MPFVTDDPNMLDDWLVVGPAGGLPRTTRLLGETLHLHADADGTPHALLGNDALTVQSRYGFLWVCPSGRPARPLFAFPEHEEPGRRLVDCGGLGVAVSGLRVIENFLDMAHFPFVHPDYLGKVPHTEVAKYNVEVDAATDEIWATDCRFWQPRASAAHDTGSEVFYKYRVMQPFSAMLYKSSHRPDKLDAIGLFLQPVDDEHVIAHTLLAYFDDVSTDAELIAFQHTIFGQDKPILENHAFKRMPLEGRAETPTRGDTTSVTYRRWLRERGMRFGTARAAA
- a CDS encoding LysR family transcriptional regulator produces the protein MSAGRIDLALVEAFVLVMKSGSLTKAESLSGVSKATLSRQLTRLEELLGAQLLLRSSRRIAPTEAGRAFFARCEGLLGEVSGRLETARTEVQELTGGVSGRLTLLSDTQFSTSFVCHVVRIFLESHPNVRCQLDVANGVQAPQIGEVDCYVGSAPPDLPDLVAKLLGRLAYGLYASPQYLARHGTPQTPEALAQHRMIAMREPSGPPSPLRLVSQQASGRHVVRTEPAFETNDHWVMKTFCIDGLGIAPLPVFFAGPEVAQGVLVPVLPQWPPEARRLYCAYQRQRYMGQKLRAFVDLMARCVADIGSYNHYVGSTAAVSPSARRARPAARP
- a CDS encoding Rieske (2Fe-2S) protein encodes the protein MNPSAVSQAWHPVAPSAEVRAGANIVAGFAQGQELALWRAADGSPQAWENRCPHRSVRFTLGQVTGGDRLACAYHGWQYEAGSGACVRIPAHPAMQAPRNVCAKVFATADAAGMLWVRLAADGPPAPAELADVVPADWHLARTLTLRVAASEVRDALAQHGFTSAATPDAWQGTLGESPVAALLLDAQPQLSFLHLWTDAAPGSDAMARVHLAARQLRSAIEAASSH